A window of bacterium genomic DNA:
TCCTCACGCGATGGCCCGTCGGACCGCACAAGCCGAAAGGCCTCGCGCGAGCGGGGTCGGAGCCGGTGCCGGAACGTCCAGGCAAAGGCGCCCCAGACCTGAGCCGGTGTCGCGTCCTTAGACCGATGCGGTCTCGGCGCCGGCTTCCACCGCGCGCCATACCCGCATCAGGTTTTCGCCGCAGATCTTGCGAATGTCGTCTTCCGAGTGTCCCCGTTCGAGAAGTGCCCGAATCAGATTCGGAAACTGGGAAACATCCTTCAACCCCTCGGGCAGCGTCGGCCCCACGCCGTCGAAGTCTGAGCCCAGCCCGACGTGGTCTATTCCCGCGATCTCGATCACGTGCTCGATGTGATCGACCACGTCGCCCAGATCCGCCAGCGGCATCGGGTTGGTCTTGCGGTACTCCTTCATCCACTCTTCCATCTCGGGCCCATCCGAATCCAGGCCGTTCTCCTCGGCGTAGGTCTCGGCGGCCGCCCAGGTGGCAAGCCCTATCCGGTTCGCTTCCTCGGTCAGAAACGTCGAGCCGAAGTTGATCTGGATCACGCCGCCGTGCTCGGCCAGCTTGACGATCAACTCGTCGCTCATATTGCGCTCGAAACCCGGGGTGAACTTGCGCGCCGAAGAATGCGAAGCGATCACGGGTATCGCGCTCAGCTCCAGCACCTGTTCGGCGGCCGCATCCGAAAGGTGTGACACGTCGATCATGACGCCGAGCCGGTTCATCCCGCTCACAACCTCCCGGCCGAAAGGGCTCAGTCCATCCCATTTCTTCTCTTTGGCGTAGGAGGAATCGCTGATGTGGTTGTTCTCGGAGTGCGTCAAGGTGATGTAGCGAATGCCGCGATCGTAGAAGTGGCGTAGGTTGTCCAGATCGCCCTCGATCGGTTCGCCGTTCTCCATACCGAGAGCCAAGCCCAAGACGCCATCTCCGATCCCGGTGATGGCCTCCGTATCCCGCACGACCCGAAACTTGTCCGGCCAGCGCTTTTCGAAACCCTCGACCATGTCTATGAGGCTGTCCGCGTGATCCTTGGCGCCTCCGCTCTCCTGGAAGTCGGCCGGAACATAGATCGACATAAAGGCGACATTCAGACCGCCGGCGATGGCGCGGGGGTGGTCGAAATCGCCGCCCTCCGTGCGTTGCGAAATGTCTTCATCGCCGCCCTCGGCCAGCCGATAGGGCACGTCGATGTGGGTATCCACGAGCAGGAACTCGCGGGCCAGCTCCTCAGCTCGATCGCTCATGTCCTCCGACGTTTCCTCACGAGAATCGAAACTGCAACCGAGCCCCAGGAGTCCCGAAAAGCCGAGAAAGGCGCACACGGACTTCCGCAGCATGCGGGCGACCCTATCACCGGGTCGAAGAACGAGGCCGGCCACGAAGACATGCGCTTTTCTTCAGGTATTACAAAGACATGGGCGGCATGCACCACCATGAATAACTTTGCGTTCCCCAGGCGGACTCAGGTAGAGTACTCGAAGCCGGACAGCGAATTCCGGCTCTACTTTATGGTGCCAAACGGGAGGTTCCGCCCACCAAAACCATTTCCCATCCCTCTCGTCAGAGAGAGAAGCTCAACCACGCATTGATTCATCTAACCTTACTTCCCTTCTCACAAGGGTAGACCAGATGTTTCAGCCAACCGGGAACGGGACCTCCCGGCACCACCCTTCGCGATCAACCAGCATCTACTAGTATTTCCGCTGAGCCCTTTTTTCTGACAAGGAATTAGGAAAAACCTCGGGGACACCAACGAATGGTGTCCCCGGTCGCTCAGTCACCATCTCGCTGGTGGACGTATACTCCCTCCTCCAGGAGGACGGATGTCGCACGAACGCACCACAATCGCCCGCGAGGTCCCGGCCATCCAGATCCCGGATGGAATCGATGTGATGATTCCGGAGGGTGAGCAAGTCTGGATCACCCAGGAGCTCGGCGGCAGCTTCACCGTGATGACCGATCGCGGGGCGATGTTCCGCATTGACGAGAAGAACGCCGACGCTATAGGCAAGGAGCCGCCCAAGGACCACAGCGCCGAGCTCCGGGAGGGCTCGCTCGAAGATCGCGTCTGGGCCCAGATGAAGAAGTGCTACGACCCCGAGATCCCGGTCAATATCGTCGACCTGGGCCTGGTCTACGACTGCCAGCTACACGACAAAGGATCGGATCGCTTCTATGTCACCATCAAGATGACGCTGACCGCGCCCGGCTGCGGCATGGGTCCGGTTCTGGCCGCCGATGTAAAGAACCGTATCGAGGACCTCCCCGAGGTCGATCTGGTCGACGTCGAGGTCGTGCTCGATCCACCCTGGAATCAGAACATGATGACCGAGGCGGCGAAGCTCCAGCTCGGGTTCATGTAAGGATAGCCGCCAGCCTTCGGTTGTAAAGGGAGGTACGCGGCCGGCCCTTCACCCACAGCGCCGACTGGGCGGCTGGAAGGCCGGCCAATCAGGAGGCGGCTACCGAATTTCGGGATACCGCGCCGGATCCGATCGGTGCATCAGATCGTAGACCGCGTGGAAGATCTGCTCGCGATTGGGCTTGGTGAAGTAGTCGCCGTCGGAGCCGTAGGGCGGCCGGTGGGCCTTGGCGCTGATGGTGAGCGGCTCGGCGTCGAGCCACTGAAAGGCCTCCTGCTCCACCAGGACCTTCTGCATCATGTAGGCGGTGGCGCCGCCCGGGACGTCCTCGTCGACAAAGACGACGCGACTGGTTTTCTTGATCGACTCGAGAATGCGGGATTCGCCGTCGAACGGAAGCAGAGTCTGGGCGTCCACAACCTCGACCTCGGTGCCGGTGGTCGCCAGAAGATCGGCCGCCGCGAGCGCAATCTTGCAGCAGGCGCCGTAGGTCACGAGGGTAACGTCCGAACCCTCGCGGAGGACCTGCGGAACACCCAACGGCACCGTGAACTCACCGATATTGGTGGGCATCGGCTCCTTGGCCCGATAGGCGTTCAATACCTCGACCACCACCGCCGGATCGTCGGACTGGAGCAAGGTGTTGTACATGCCCGCGGCCTGGGTCATGTTGCGCGGCACACACAGGTACATGCCCCGAATCAGGTTGAGGATGCCGCCCATCTCTGAGCCCGAATGCCAGACGCCCTCGAGGCGGTGGCCGCGGGTTCGGACGATGACCGGAGCGCACTGCCCTCCCCGGGTGCGCCAGCGCAGCGTCGCCAGATCGTCCGACATGATCTGAAGCGCGTAGAGCAGATAGTCCAGGTACTGGATCTCGGCGATCGGCCGGATGCCGCGCATCGCGAGACCGATGGCCTGGCCGAGAATCGTGGCCTCACGGATGCCCGTGTCCGACACTCGCAGCTCGCCGTACTTCTCTTGGAGGCCGGACATGCCCTGGTTGACGTCGCCGAGCCGACCGACATCCTCGCCGAAGGCGACGAGATTGGGATACCGCTCGAGAGCCCGGTCGAAGCAAGCGTTCAGAATCTCGAAGCCGCGCAGACTTTCCGGAGTGGCTTCTGAACCGGACTCGTATTCCGCGGGGACCACGGCAACCGCCAGAGCCGATGCCGCCGTGCCGCTGTGGAGGTGGGAGCCATAGCGCTCGTGGTTGACGTCGAGCTGCTGCCGCTGCCACTGGGCGAGCTCATCGCGCTCCGGGAGGCTTTCGTCACGAGTCAGGATCAGCAGCTCGGTCGCCGCCGACATCAACTCGCGCCGCAGAGCGTGAGGCAGGCGATCCAGCCGGCGCTCGACCGCGCGAATCTCGTCGGTGTGGCGCGAAGTGCTCGCCAGCTGTGAAACCCGGGAATCGAAAACCTGCCGGTCGATGTCGACCGAGGCCCGGAACTTCTCCCAGGCGGAGCGCTGGCCTTCTCGAACCGAGCTCTTCTCTTCCTCCTCAACGTCCGCCAACTCCCGTTCATTGGCAAACCCTTGCGCGATCATCCACAGCCTCATCTGTCGGATGCAGTCGAACTCCTCTTCCCAGGCAAGTCGCTCGGCCGACTTATAGCGTTCGTGGCTGCCCGAGGTCGAATGTCCCTGAGGTTGGGTCATCTCGCGCACGTGCACGATCGCGGGCACATGCTCGAGTCGGACGATCTCGGCCGCATTGAGATACGTCTCACAGAGGCCGGGATAGTCCCAGCCCTTGGCCGTATAGATGTCGAAACCGGCGTCTTCGCCCGGTGCTCTCCGGAAGCCGCGCAACAGCTCGGTCATGTCGCCCTTGGTGACCTGGTACTCGTTGGGCACCGAGATGCCGTAGCCGTCGTCCCAGATCGAGAGCAGCATAGGCGCCCGGAGCACACCGGCGGCGTTGATCGACTCCCAGAAAATACCCTCGGCGCAGGTCGCGTTGCCAATCGTGCCGACAGCAATCTCGTTGCCGTTCTCGGAAAACCCCGAGAGATCCGAAAGACCCCCGAGCTGGCGGTAAAGACGTGAGGCGTAGGCCAGACCCACCAATCGCGGCATCTGTGATCCGGTCGGCGAAGCGTCGGCCGAGGACTGAACCTCTGCGAGGAGGTTCTTCCAACTACCTTGGCCATCCAGAAAGTGGGTCGCGAAATGGGCGGTCATCTGCCGGCCGGCGGAGCACGGCTCGCGCTCCGGATCCGGATCGGCATAGAGCTGAGCGAAGAGCTCCTCCACGCTCAGAAGACCCAGAGCCATGAGCAGGGTCTGATCGCGGTAGTAGCCGGAGCGGATATCTCCGGGCCGGCAGGCCCGCGCCAGCGCCAGCTGGGCCACCTCTTTGCCGTCACCGAAGATGCCGAACTTCGCCTTGCCGCTGAACACCTCGCGCCGCCCGAGCAAGCTCGCCTCCCGACTCCGACAGGCAATGCGGTAGTCCCGAAGAATGCTCTCGTGGGTGAACTGAGCCGCCGAACCCTCCGGCCGGGTGTCGATGCCTTCGACCACGCCAGCAGCCTATGCGTTGTCTTCCAGGATCTTGCGCAGGATCGCGATGTTGTCGCGATGCCCGGTCAGGCTGGCGGTGACCTTGCCTCGCATCGGGTAGCCGAGCAGGTAGAGATCGCCGATCACGTCCAGGATCTTGTGGCGTACGAACTCGTCCGGGAATCGCAGGTCGGTGTTGATGATGTCGTCCTCGCCGACCAGGATGCAGTTGTCCAGACGGCCGCCGGTGCCGAGCCCCAATTCGTTCATCATGTCGAGGTCCTTGACGAAGCCGAAGGTTCGCGCCGGAGCGATCTCACCGACGTAGCTCGCCGGCTTCAACGGACCGTACTGGTAGCTCTGTCGACCAACCGGCGGAGGATAGTCGAGTAGGTAGGATACCCCGAACTCGTCCGCGGGCTCGAGCGTCAGGCTCTGCTCGCCGCTGCCGCTCACCCGATACTCACGATCGATGACGATCTCCTTGCGCGGCTCATCCTGATCGACGACGCCCACTTCGGCCAGGGTCTTGCAGAACTCGATGGCCGAGCCGTCGAGCACCGGAAGCTCACCATGCACCTTGACCAAGGCGTTGGTCACGCCGTAGGCATGGCACGCCGAAAGAAAGTGCTCGACCGTCTTGATGCCGACGCCTTCGGTCTCCAGCGTGGTTGCGTAGGAAGTCTCGGCGACAACGCCGACAAAGCCCGGAACGTGCGTATTCGTCGGTAGCGTCAGGAAGTGAATGCCGGAGTTCGGGGGCAACGGCTGAATCACCATCCCGGTCCGGAAGCCGGAATGCAAGCCCAGGCCGTAGAGGACGGTGCTCTGGGCGATGGTTCTCTGGGGAATCTCCGAAGCCCGGAGTAAGGGTACCTCCGGTGGTTTGAACTCGAAATCGGCGGCAAGCCGATCTTCCGACCGGACCGCCGACGCCAGGAGCGGCCCGCTAACGGACACATTGCGGCGGTAGGCGATGGCGCCTTGGACGCTATCTACCGCCTGGCTGTAGGAGAGCGGCTTCTCGACGTAGTCGAAGGCCCCCATCTTGAGCGCCTTGACCGCCGTCGAGGTCGTGCCGTGTCCCGACATCATGATCACCGCCGCCGTCGGGTCACTCTCACGCAGCGCCTGCAGCGTTTCCAGCCCATCCCGGTCCGGGAGCCAAATGTCGAGGAAGACGACGTCGGGCTTCCGGTCCCGATAGAGCTCGAGCGCCTCTTCTCCGCTCTCGGTGCAAAGGGTGTCGAAGCCCTCGTCCGAAAGCACCCCGGACAGGGCCGTGAGGATGCCCGGCTCGTCGTCGACGATGAGTACTAGCTCGCTCATATAGCCCTCAAGAGTACCCCAACTTGCGTCGTCGTGACGCACGCGGCATAGTCGGGTACCGTGCCGGTAATCATCCTACCGACGCCTCTCACGAGTCGTGCTGCGGGTCGAGATCGCATCGCAGCGACCGGCTCGACCGTCGGTGAATGCCTGCTGGCCCTGGAGCGCGACTACCCGGGCCTCAAGGGCTGGGTCCTGGACGACCGCGGCCGCATTCGCCGGCACGTCAACGTGTTCGTGGGCGACACCAAGGCGACTCTGGATCGAACGTTGGCGGCCGAAGAGGAGATCTACGTAATTCAGGCTATTTCCGGAGGGGGTGCCGATCTGGAAGAAACCGGTGAAGTTCTGGTCGGAACCAAGAAGGGGCTGATTGTCCTGCGCGGTCCCCGCGGGCGCGGCATGGAGACCGTCAGCCGCCAGTTCCCCGGCCAGGTGGTCGAATACGCGACGCGCGATCCGAGAACCGGTCTCTACTACGCCTCGGTTACGCACGGCCAGTTCGGTCCCCATGTCTACCTCGCCGAGGATCCCGTCGGAGAGTGGGAGCAGGCGGACGGACCGGTATTCCCGGAAGGCACCGACGCGTCGGTGAACCGGGTCTGGGTGATCAAGCCGGGCGTCGAGGAGGGCGTGCTATGGGCGGGCGTGGCGCCGGCCGCGCTTTTCAAGAGCGAGGACTCCGGGCGCACTTGGGAGCTCAACCGGGGTCTCTGGGATCACCCGACACGACCCGACTGGGAAGGCGGCCTCGGCGGACTCTGCCTCCATTCGATTTGCCAGTGGCCCGACGACGCGCAGCGGCTCACGCTGGCGATCTCGGCCGTCGGCGTTTGGCAGACCGAAGACGGCGGCGAAAGCTGGTCACGATACTCGGAGGGCCTTGTCCCCCGCTACCTTCCCGAGGAAGCTCGGGTCGACACGCTCATGCACTGCGTTCACAAGCTCGAGCAGTCGCCCGTCGAGCCCGACACCTTCTACATGCAGTTTCACGGCGGTGTCTATCGCTCCGATGACGCCGGGCACAGCTGGCAGGACATTGCTGGGCTCCAAGCCCAGGGAAACGGCCGCGGCCTCCCCGCGGATTTCGGCTTTCCGATTGTGGTCGACCCCAGAGACCCGAACCGTGCCTACGTGATTCCGCTGGTAGCCGACGTCGACAGGGTCACCCCGGAGGGCGGAGTCCGCGTTTTCGAGACCCGCGACCGCGGCGCCAGCTGGCAGCCGAAGACCCAGGGCCTGCCGCAGCAAGACGCCTACCTGACCGTTCTCCGCCAAGCCTTTTGTCATGACGGCGGCGACCCGCTGGGCCTGTACTTCGGAGCCGAGTCCGGCACCGTCTTCGGATCGCGCGACGGCGGCGAGACCCGGTCCGCGGTCGCCGAGAATCTGCCACCGATCGGCTCGGTTCGAGCGTCCCAGTAAAACTCGGTGTCTGATCGACTCGATCTTCTACTGCCCGGTCCGCAGACGATTCGCACGCGCGAGGGTCTCATCCAGGCGAGGCAATTCCATTTCGCCACCGACAGGCTACCCGCGGCGCTAGTCCGGCCGGCGATGGACTACCTCATCGACCGCTGTGGCGCACTGCCGGCCGGCGAGAGTCCGTCGGAAAGCTCCGCGCTCGAGATCCGGCTCGATCTGGTCGAGAGCCTCCCAGGGGAAGGCTACGAGCTCGAAATCGAGCCGGTCGGCGTTCGGATCGCGGCCTCGGGGCGCCGCGGGCTGTTCTACGGAGCCGTCACTCTGCGCCAGTGGCTTTCTCTTCACGATTGGGCCGGCGAAGGAGCCTCGGTCCCGGCCGTGGCGATTCGAGACCGGCCCGATTTCGCGCGCCGCGGAGTGCTGCTCGATATCAGCCGCAACAAGGTGCCCAAGATGGAGTCGCTCTTGCGGCTCGTGGACCTACTGGCAGAGCTCAAATACAACGAGCTCCAGCTCTACATGGAGCACACCTTCGCGTATCCGGGGCACGCGGCGGTCTGGAGGGACGCAAGTCCTCTGACTGCCGAAGACGTCCAGCAACTGGACGGCTACTGCCGCCTGCGCTGCGTCGAGCTGGTGCCGAATCAGAACAGCTTCGGGCATTTCCACCGCTGGCTGACCCACGCGCGCTACCGCGACCTCGCCGAGTGTCCCGAAGGGGTCCAACATGCCTTCAGTGACGAGGTCGAACCGTTCAGCCTCTGCCCAACCGATCCCGCGAGCGTGGATCTGCTGCGCGACCTCTACGGCAAGCTCCTGCCGAATTTCACCAGCGGTCGGTTTCACGTCGGTTTCGACGAGACCTTCGAGATCGGCCGGGGCCGATCGAGACGGGCCTGCACAGAGAACGGGCTCGACCGCGTGTATCTCCAATTCCTGGAGTCCGTGCGCGGGCTCGCAGCCGAGCACAACCGGCGGGTTCAGATCTGGGCCGACA
This region includes:
- the sufT gene encoding putative Fe-S cluster assembly protein SufT encodes the protein MSHERTTIAREVPAIQIPDGIDVMIPEGEQVWITQELGGSFTVMTDRGAMFRIDEKNADAIGKEPPKDHSAELREGSLEDRVWAQMKKCYDPEIPVNIVDLGLVYDCQLHDKGSDRFYVTIKMTLTAPGCGMGPVLAADVKNRIEDLPEVDLVDVEVVLDPPWNQNMMTEAAKLQLGFM
- the lpxC gene encoding UDP-3-O-[3-hydroxymyristoyl] N-acetylglucosamine deacetylase → MSELVLIVDDEPGILTALSGVLSDEGFDTLCTESGEEALELYRDRKPDVVFLDIWLPDRDGLETLQALRESDPTAAVIMMSGHGTTSTAVKALKMGAFDYVEKPLSYSQAVDSVQGAIAYRRNVSVSGPLLASAVRSEDRLAADFEFKPPEVPLLRASEIPQRTIAQSTVLYGLGLHSGFRTGMVIQPLPPNSGIHFLTLPTNTHVPGFVGVVAETSYATTLETEGVGIKTVEHFLSACHAYGVTNALVKVHGELPVLDGSAIEFCKTLAEVGVVDQDEPRKEIVIDREYRVSGSGEQSLTLEPADEFGVSYLLDYPPPVGRQSYQYGPLKPASYVGEIAPARTFGFVKDLDMMNELGLGTGGRLDNCILVGEDDIINTDLRFPDEFVRHKILDVIGDLYLLGYPMRGKVTASLTGHRDNIAILRKILEDNA
- a CDS encoding family 20 glycosylhydrolase; the protein is MSDRLDLLLPGPQTIRTREGLIQARQFHFATDRLPAALVRPAMDYLIDRCGALPAGESPSESSALEIRLDLVESLPGEGYELEIEPVGVRIAASGRRGLFYGAVTLRQWLSLHDWAGEGASVPAVAIRDRPDFARRGVLLDISRNKVPKMESLLRLVDLLAELKYNELQLYMEHTFAYPGHAAVWRDASPLTAEDVQQLDGYCRLRCVELVPNQNSFGHFHRWLTHARYRDLAECPEGVQHAFSDEVEPFSLCPTDPASVDLLRDLYGKLLPNFTSGRFHVGFDETFEIGRGRSRRACTENGLDRVYLQFLESVRGLAAEHNRRVQIWADMLIEHRALLPMIPDDVILCEWGYEAGHPFREDSALLAATDCEVYVCPGTSSWSSFAGRGRNALINLTEAAAAGVATGAAGYLVTDWGDRGHLQPLSASYLGFAAGAAFAWHRTEAKRRDAGDWARAIDRWLLDSPGCGLGEAALDLADAYTLTGATQKNGTAFFHLLMSPDDGLENPRYRGLSREGLAKARRTIRSAAAKAARADTQSIEGRRTRSELNWVADTLQLACAVGEARLDSPFSDLTGFPTETRTTLAAQCAELADRRAELWPERNRPGGLDDSLHLFKRLARRL
- a CDS encoding membrane dipeptidase; this encodes MSDRAEELAREFLLVDTHIDVPYRLAEGGDEDISQRTEGGDFDHPRAIAGGLNVAFMSIYVPADFQESGGAKDHADSLIDMVEGFEKRWPDKFRVVRDTEAITGIGDGVLGLALGMENGEPIEGDLDNLRHFYDRGIRYITLTHSENNHISDSSYAKEKKWDGLSPFGREVVSGMNRLGVMIDVSHLSDAAAEQVLELSAIPVIASHSSARKFTPGFERNMSDELIVKLAEHGGVIQINFGSTFLTEEANRIGLATWAAAETYAEENGLDSDGPEMEEWMKEYRKTNPMPLADLGDVVDHIEHVIEIAGIDHVGLGSDFDGVGPTLPEGLKDVSQFPNLIRALLERGHSEDDIRKICGENLMRVWRAVEAGAETASV
- a CDS encoding transketolase, which codes for MDTRPEGSAAQFTHESILRDYRIACRSREASLLGRREVFSGKAKFGIFGDGKEVAQLALARACRPGDIRSGYYRDQTLLMALGLLSVEELFAQLYADPDPEREPCSAGRQMTAHFATHFLDGQGSWKNLLAEVQSSADASPTGSQMPRLVGLAYASRLYRQLGGLSDLSGFSENGNEIAVGTIGNATCAEGIFWESINAAGVLRAPMLLSIWDDGYGISVPNEYQVTKGDMTELLRGFRRAPGEDAGFDIYTAKGWDYPGLCETYLNAAEIVRLEHVPAIVHVREMTQPQGHSTSGSHERYKSAERLAWEEEFDCIRQMRLWMIAQGFANERELADVEEEEKSSVREGQRSAWEKFRASVDIDRQVFDSRVSQLASTSRHTDEIRAVERRLDRLPHALRRELMSAATELLILTRDESLPERDELAQWQRQQLDVNHERYGSHLHSGTAASALAVAVVPAEYESGSEATPESLRGFEILNACFDRALERYPNLVAFGEDVGRLGDVNQGMSGLQEKYGELRVSDTGIREATILGQAIGLAMRGIRPIAEIQYLDYLLYALQIMSDDLATLRWRTRGGQCAPVIVRTRGHRLEGVWHSGSEMGGILNLIRGMYLCVPRNMTQAAGMYNTLLQSDDPAVVVEVLNAYRAKEPMPTNIGEFTVPLGVPQVLREGSDVTLVTYGACCKIALAAADLLATTGTEVEVVDAQTLLPFDGESRILESIKKTSRVVFVDEDVPGGATAYMMQKVLVEQEAFQWLDAEPLTISAKAHRPPYGSDGDYFTKPNREQIFHAVYDLMHRSDPARYPEIR
- a CDS encoding exo-alpha-sialidase, which translates into the protein MPVIILPTPLTSRAAGRDRIAATGSTVGECLLALERDYPGLKGWVLDDRGRIRRHVNVFVGDTKATLDRTLAAEEEIYVIQAISGGGADLEETGEVLVGTKKGLIVLRGPRGRGMETVSRQFPGQVVEYATRDPRTGLYYASVTHGQFGPHVYLAEDPVGEWEQADGPVFPEGTDASVNRVWVIKPGVEEGVLWAGVAPAALFKSEDSGRTWELNRGLWDHPTRPDWEGGLGGLCLHSICQWPDDAQRLTLAISAVGVWQTEDGGESWSRYSEGLVPRYLPEEARVDTLMHCVHKLEQSPVEPDTFYMQFHGGVYRSDDAGHSWQDIAGLQAQGNGRGLPADFGFPIVVDPRDPNRAYVIPLVADVDRVTPEGGVRVFETRDRGASWQPKTQGLPQQDAYLTVLRQAFCHDGGDPLGLYFGAESGTVFGSRDGGETRSAVAENLPPIGSVRASQ